From one Patescibacteria group bacterium genomic stretch:
- a CDS encoding N-6 DNA methylase: MIKREAKEKIKQLIAKYEAEKITEKVLRYTEEETKRGFIEPLFETLGWDFSNREEITLEEHISGNRVDYGFYLNGRIKFYLEAKKISADLNREDYAEQAIRYSWNKGVTWAILTDFESLIVFNALSPEKSLAGKKYLSFTYKEYLNRFDELWRLSKEAFNDDILDKEAERVGKKLQKISVTETLSKDLNECREILTTAFLQWNDKRIDSHLIDEGVQKLLNRLIFIRCAEDRKIEPPTLVPLIHEWKSSDKAGRITPYQAMIKKFRELDIIYNSNLFDEHPFEKWEEFGGATEKVIDILYGKKNYYDYDFSIIPADVLGNVYENYLGHQLKKSKKEEHLDKNFKKRKEQGIYYTPKFIVDYIVENALGPILNKCRSISDLQKIKILDPACGSGSFLVAAMNLVIKKYVEFGVKPNGLLKIQILTNNIYGVDLDQQAVELARLNLLLNTFDSQTKLPNLSGNIENGNSLISGTDEELKKYFGKNFRDKNPFNWQEKFPEVFKQGGFDVIIGNPPYVTSKYGKISENVKKFYIENFESAYDKLDLYVLFIEKALKISKEYGLIAFITPWNFLANFYSLKIRKFLLDNTKIKLFNKLPPNVFGGVIVDSVIFVFEKNKNNKGNLILFDDLFNENNQKHLSQDIYLQNEKYVFNFPGNIIAEQILNKMRIDSIELGKIALNYIGIMTGGQKEMIANNPIFKNSKPVLSGKDIDSWIYFDRGNFVNFDKSKIHSNDKESIYLSKKKILLRKTGSNLVACIDKNQFFTIQSLYNIIVKDKKYLEEYLLSLLNSKLFTYIYNKFFITNPEVFPYIKRRNLDKLPIKILSHIQQKPFIELADKMILLNKELRKTTKNSDKWEKIKSEIEKTDKIIDEKVYKLYGLTPEEIKIIENSK, translated from the coding sequence ATGATTAAACGAGAAGCAAAAGAAAAAATTAAGCAACTTATCGCAAAATATGAAGCGGAAAAAATCACCGAGAAAGTTTTGCGATACACCGAAGAAGAAACCAAAAGAGGATTTATTGAGCCATTGTTTGAAACTTTGGGCTGGGATTTTTCGAATAGAGAAGAAATAACATTAGAGGAACATATCTCTGGTAATCGTGTTGATTACGGTTTCTATTTAAATGGTAGAATAAAATTTTATTTGGAAGCCAAGAAAATATCTGCCGATCTGAATCGTGAGGATTATGCGGAACAAGCAATTCGCTATTCTTGGAATAAGGGCGTTACTTGGGCGATACTTACTGATTTTGAGAGTTTAATCGTCTTTAATGCCTTATCTCCAGAAAAATCTTTGGCGGGTAAAAAATATCTATCTTTTACTTATAAAGAATATCTTAATCGCTTTGATGAATTGTGGCGATTATCAAAAGAAGCATTTAATGATGATATTTTAGATAAAGAAGCTGAAAGGGTTGGTAAAAAATTACAAAAAATATCAGTTACTGAGACATTATCTAAGGATTTAAATGAGTGTCGAGAAATTTTAACTACAGCATTTTTGCAGTGGAACGATAAAAGAATTGATTCACATCTTATAGATGAGGGTGTGCAAAAATTACTTAATCGTTTAATTTTTATTCGTTGCGCCGAAGATAGAAAAATTGAACCGCCAACCTTAGTGCCGTTAATTCATGAATGGAAATCCAGTGATAAAGCGGGAAGGATTACTCCTTATCAAGCAATGATTAAAAAATTTAGAGAGCTAGACATAATATATAATTCAAATCTTTTCGATGAACATCCCTTTGAAAAATGGGAAGAATTTGGAGGAGCAACAGAAAAAGTGATTGATATTTTATATGGTAAGAAAAATTATTATGATTATGATTTTTCTATTATTCCAGCTGATGTTTTAGGTAATGTTTATGAAAATTATCTTGGTCACCAATTAAAAAAGTCTAAAAAAGAAGAACATTTAGATAAAAATTTTAAAAAACGTAAAGAGCAAGGAATATATTATACTCCAAAATTTATTGTGGATTATATTGTTGAAAATGCTCTTGGTCCAATATTAAATAAATGCAGGAGCATAAGCGATTTGCAGAAGATAAAAATTTTAGATCCTGCTTGTGGTTCGGGTTCGTTTTTAGTGGCAGCGATGAATCTTGTGATTAAAAAATATGTTGAATTTGGAGTTAAGCCAAATGGATTATTAAAAATTCAAATTTTAACGAATAATATTTATGGAGTAGATTTAGATCAGCAGGCCGTTGAATTAGCACGATTAAATTTACTTTTAAATACCTTTGATAGTCAAACAAAATTACCAAATCTTAGTGGAAATATCGAAAATGGTAATTCGCTAATTTCGGGCACAGACGAGGAGTTGAAAAAATATTTTGGCAAAAATTTTCGCGATAAAAATCCGTTTAATTGGCAGGAGAAATTTCCTGAGGTTTTTAAGCAAGGAGGGTTTGATGTAATTATTGGGAATCCGCCATATGTTACCAGTAAATATGGAAAAATTTCTGAAAATGTAAAGAAATTTTATATTGAAAATTTTGAATCCGCTTATGACAAATTAGATTTATATGTTTTATTTATTGAAAAAGCATTAAAAATATCAAAAGAATATGGATTAATTGCTTTTATCACGCCCTGGAATTTTTTGGCCAATTTCTATTCTTTGAAAATCAGAAAATTTTTGTTAGACAATACTAAAATAAAATTATTTAATAAATTACCTCCAAATGTATTCGGTGGTGTTATTGTTGATAGCGTTATTTTTGTTTTTGAAAAGAATAAAAACAATAAAGGGAATTTAATATTATTTGACGATTTATTCAACGAGAATAATCAAAAACATTTAAGTCAGGATATTTATTTGCAAAATGAAAAATATGTTTTTAATTTTCCAGGCAATATTATTGCTGAACAAATTTTGAATAAAATGAGAATTGATTCTATTGAATTAGGAAAGATTGCCTTAAACTATATTGGGATTATGACTGGTGGCCAAAAAGAAATGATTGCAAATAACCCAATTTTTAAAAACAGTAAACCCGTTTTAAGCGGTAAGGATATTGATAGTTGGATATATTTTGATCGTGGTAATTTCGTTAATTTTGATAAATCAAAAATTCATAGTAATGACAAAGAAAGCATTTATTTGTCTAAAAAGAAAATTCTTTTAAGAAAAACTGGTAGCAATCTTGTTGCGTGTATTGATAAAAATCAATTTTTTACCATTCAATCATTATATAATATCATTGTTAAAGATAAAAAATATTTAGAAGAGTATTTACTATCCTTATTAAATTCAAAACTTTTTACTTATATTTATAATAAATTTTTTATAACAAATCCTGAGGTATTTCCCTATATAAAAAGAAGGAATTTAGATAAGTTACCAATTAAAATATTATCTCATATTCAACAGAAACCTTTTATTGAACTGGCCGATAAAATGATTTTACTGAATAAAGAACTCCGAAAAACAACTAAAAATTCTGATAAATGGGAAAAAATTAAATCAGAAATCGAAAAAACCGATAAAATTATTGATGAGAAGGTTTATAAACTTTACGGTTTAACCCCGGAAGAGATTAAAATTATTGAGAATTCAAAATGA
- a CDS encoding 1-acyl-sn-glycerol-3-phosphate acyltransferase: MFFYKVIHWIIYFLFKNQAAEVKGLENLPRNDGFIIAANHGTAYDPLIIITVLRNFLRRYFNPRMKKMYFLGSTRIKHRILRYSIATVLVNVLDERIGYLPANCAGLTRAVELLGQGHIVVIFPEGRQNAEKQLLRGRRGVSIMALLSAKEIIPTGCFGIPAFSFREFHKLRSEEKRVVFDPGFFLTSLDKSVDATTNTIMWAISKVSNKDYPFSR; this comes from the coding sequence ATGTTCTTTTATAAAGTTATTCATTGGATAATCTATTTTCTTTTCAAAAATCAGGCTGCCGAAGTAAAGGGACTAGAAAACTTGCCGAGAAACGACGGATTTATCATTGCTGCCAATCATGGGACAGCCTATGATCCGTTAATTATTATCACTGTTTTAAGAAATTTTCTGCGGCGCTATTTCAATCCCCGAATGAAAAAAATGTATTTCTTGGGAAGCACAAGAATAAAGCACAGAATTCTTCGCTATTCCATTGCTACTGTTCTTGTTAATGTACTGGATGAAAGAATCGGTTATCTGCCGGCCAATTGCGCGGGTCTAACCAGGGCAGTTGAATTATTGGGACAAGGACATATTGTCGTTATTTTTCCCGAGGGTCGTCAGAATGCCGAAAAACAACTCTTAAGAGGACGTCGAGGAGTTTCAATTATGGCACTGCTTTCTGCGAAAGAAATCATTCCAACCGGCTGTTTCGGTATTCCGGCTTTTAGCTTCAGGGAGTTTCATAAGCTTCGGAGCGAAGAGAAAAGAGTCGTTTTTGATCCTGGTTTTTTTCTTACCTCTTTGGACAAATCCGTAGATGCAACTACCAACACTATTATGTGGGCTATTTCCAAAGTTTCAAACAAAGATTATCCATTTTCACGCTGA
- a CDS encoding HNH endonuclease, translated as MSKKFTNQYCVHCLKYFEELTEDHIFPKSWYPDSTPQDMEKWVAPACLRCNKELGKIEEETYKKMAICTDSNNIASLGVLKKAIRLYDLSSATNEKDRKRKEANIKKIIPDLIYTNKMPSGLLKNFGPDNTFDRSLLVNIRIPELLDPITEKMIRGLEFKLMGQLINTDRNIEIIHLPDSIEAVELELSELNNILEKNGVRTNRGPGFIVRYAKDIYGSMLYHITIWGKWGIWAAVFGKGLNVNS; from the coding sequence ATGTCTAAAAAATTTACCAATCAATATTGTGTTCATTGTTTAAAATATTTTGAAGAACTTACGGAAGACCATATTTTTCCTAAATCATGGTATCCAGATTCAACGCCTCAAGACATGGAGAAATGGGTTGCCCCTGCCTGCCTTAGATGCAATAAAGAGTTGGGCAAAATCGAAGAAGAGACATATAAAAAAATGGCTATATGCACAGATAGCAATAATATTGCTTCATTGGGTGTCTTAAAAAAAGCTATTCGTTTATATGATCTTTCGTCTGCGACGAATGAGAAAGACAGAAAACGTAAAGAAGCCAATATTAAGAAAATTATTCCCGATTTAATATATACTAATAAAATGCCCAGTGGTCTTCTAAAAAATTTTGGTCCCGATAATACTTTTGATAGATCTTTATTGGTTAATATTAGAATACCGGAGTTATTAGATCCAATTACCGAGAAAATGATTAGAGGATTGGAATTCAAATTAATGGGTCAACTCATTAATACCGATAGAAATATTGAAATCATTCATCTTCCGGATTCAATAGAAGCCGTTGAGTTGGAATTATCGGAATTGAATAATATACTGGAAAAAAATGGAGTTAGGACTAATCGAGGCCCAGGATTTATTGTCCGGTATGCTAAGGATATTTATGGTTCAATGTTATATCACATTACCATATGGGGAAAATGGGGAATATGGGCTGCCGTTTTTGGCAAAGGACTAAATGTTAATTCCTAA
- the glmS gene encoding glutamine--fructose-6-phosphate transaminase (isomerizing), which translates to MCGIIGYLGKKEATSLILDGLKRLEYRGYDSAGLSVGSENNKIITLKTMGKIDNLINLTEKKKPKGCWGIGHTRWATHGSVTKENAHPHWDCQKNIFLVHNGIIENYRELKEKLIKEGHKFLSETDTEVLAHLIEKFFRGNLEEAVIRALKLIKGTYGLAVISRDDPEKIVAARMSSPILIGVSDGESIVASDASAILAHTKKVVYLNDGEIAIITPKGMNFTNLARENLLKKTEVLEWDLEKAQKAGYPHFMLKEIFEQPEALRNSMAGRLIEKEGLAKLGGLENIQDRLREIERLIIVACGTAYFAGLVSEYMLEEYAGIPVEVEFSSEFRYRKPILNKKTALLCISQSGETADTLAALKEVKRKGILTLGIVNVVGSTISRETDAGIYNHIGLETAVASTKAFTSQLYILALLTLFLGRQRQMSLVMGQRITEEMKYLPDLVEKILKQAPLVKKLAKKYYRSKNFLFLGRKYNYPIALEGALKLKEISYIHAEGYGAGEMKHGPLALIDKNFPTFGLAFSDSVYEKMISNLEEIKARGGPILVLATEGNEKIKKLTKDVIYIPKTLEMLTPILSVVPLQLFAYYCSVLKGLDVDKPRNLAKSVTVE; encoded by the coding sequence ATGTGTGGGATTATTGGTTATTTAGGCAAAAAAGAAGCCACTTCTTTAATTTTAGATGGCTTAAAACGTTTGGAATACCGAGGTTATGATTCGGCCGGCTTAAGCGTAGGCAGTGAAAATAATAAAATTATCACCCTAAAAACAATGGGTAAGATTGACAATTTGATCAATTTGACCGAAAAGAAAAAACCAAAAGGTTGTTGGGGTATCGGTCATACTAGGTGGGCAACTCATGGTAGCGTGACCAAAGAAAACGCTCATCCCCACTGGGATTGTCAAAAAAATATTTTTTTGGTTCATAACGGGATTATTGAAAATTACCGAGAATTGAAAGAAAAATTAATTAAAGAGGGTCATAAATTTTTATCCGAAACCGATACCGAAGTTTTAGCCCATTTAATTGAAAAATTTTTTCGGGGCAATTTGGAAGAAGCGGTTATCAGGGCTTTAAAACTTATTAAGGGCACCTACGGTTTAGCCGTTATTTCCAGAGATGATCCGGAAAAAATCGTAGCGGCTAGGATGTCTTCACCGATTTTAATCGGGGTCAGCGATGGCGAAAGTATCGTGGCATCTGATGCTTCGGCAATTTTGGCTCATACCAAAAAAGTTGTTTATTTAAACGATGGGGAAATTGCCATAATTACTCCGAAAGGAATGAATTTTACCAATTTAGCTCGGGAAAATTTGTTGAAAAAAACCGAAGTTTTAGAGTGGGATTTAGAAAAAGCCCAAAAAGCTGGCTATCCTCATTTTATGTTAAAAGAAATTTTTGAGCAGCCCGAAGCCTTAAGAAATTCAATGGCCGGTCGCTTAATTGAAAAAGAAGGTTTAGCTAAATTAGGCGGTTTAGAAAATATTCAAGATAGACTAAGGGAAATTGAACGATTAATTATTGTGGCTTGTGGCACAGCTTATTTCGCCGGGTTGGTGAGTGAATATATGTTAGAAGAGTATGCGGGAATACCGGTGGAAGTAGAATTTTCTTCTGAATTCCGTTATCGCAAACCGATTTTAAACAAAAAAACGGCCTTGCTCTGTATTTCTCAATCTGGCGAGACAGCTGACACCTTGGCTGCTTTAAAGGAAGTTAAAAGAAAAGGAATCTTAACTTTGGGAATTGTTAATGTGGTCGGCTCAACCATTAGCCGGGAAACTGACGCTGGTATTTATAATCATATTGGTTTGGAAACGGCAGTTGCTTCAACCAAAGCTTTTACTTCTCAGCTTTATATCTTGGCTCTATTAACCTTGTTTTTAGGCAGACAAAGACAAATGTCTTTGGTTATGGGACAACGAATTACGGAAGAAATGAAGTATCTGCCGGATTTGGTGGAAAAAATTTTGAAACAAGCGCCACTCGTCAAAAAATTGGCTAAAAAATATTATCGGTCTAAAAATTTTCTCTTTCTCGGTCGGAAATATAATTATCCGATTGCCCTAGAAGGAGCTTTGAAACTTAAAGAAATTTCTTACATTCATGCCGAGGGTTACGGAGCTGGTGAGATGAAACACGGACCCTTGGCTTTAATTGATAAAAATTTTCCTACTTTTGGTCTTGCTTTTTCAGACAGCGTTTATGAAAAAATGATTTCCAACTTAGAGGAAATTAAAGCCCGGGGCGGTCCGATTTTAGTATTAGCAACCGAAGGCAATGAAAAAATTAAAAAATTAACCAAAGATGTAATTTATATTCCCAAAACCTTAGAAATGTTAACGCCGATTTTGTCCGTTGTGCCTTTACAGCTTTTCGCTTATTATTGTAGTGTTTTGAAGGGGTTAGACGTAGATAAACCGAGAAATTTAGCTAAATCAGTGACTGTAGAATAA
- a CDS encoding GIY-YIG nuclease family protein: MKAYVYILKDENNKFYIGSTSNLIRRIKQHDHGYTQTTNRMENPVLVFSQEYANLKTARWIEQRLKKLKRKDYVEKIISDGYIKMSPSWYNG, encoded by the coding sequence ATGAAAGCATACGTTTATATACTTAAAGATGAAAATAATAAATTCTATATTGGTAGCACGAGTAATTTAATAAGAAGAATAAAACAACATGATCATGGCTACACTCAAACTACTAATCGGATGGAAAATCCTGTATTAGTTTTTTCGCAAGAATACGCAAATTTAAAAACTGCCAGATGGATAGAACAAAGGTTGAAAAAATTAAAAAGAAAAGATTATGTAGAAAAGATAATTTCGGACGGATACATAAAAATGTCGCCCTCGTGGTATAACGGATAA
- a CDS encoding NYN domain-containing protein encodes MDLQEFKLENLKIDKNKFGKIYSFVDFGNVNYWYERDERDGDDNILPQDKKLVVDIEKLASFINLFSEHKRFYFGLDPKNPKSIKIISKARQYFNKTVTKPIQRIKHYLDSLEEKNTTRYISQDNKGRYIYIPKCNFDTEICIDAIRFLNDYDTFCLFSSDADFAYLLNFLRRKGKKVILFSAGYITHYLKERADLNINAQRVKKSITFIKTKPRL; translated from the coding sequence ATGGACTTACAAGAGTTTAAGTTAGAAAACTTAAAAATAGATAAAAATAAATTTGGCAAGATTTATAGTTTTGTTGATTTTGGGAACGTAAATTATTGGTATGAGAGAGACGAGAGAGATGGTGATGACAATATTTTACCGCAAGATAAAAAATTAGTAGTTGATATAGAAAAATTAGCAAGTTTTATAAATTTATTTTCAGAACATAAAAGATTTTATTTCGGTTTGGATCCAAAAAACCCAAAATCTATTAAAATTATTAGTAAGGCGAGACAATATTTTAATAAAACAGTTACTAAACCAATTCAAAGAATTAAACATTATTTAGACTCTTTAGAAGAAAAAAATACAACAAGATATATAAGTCAAGATAATAAAGGTAGATATATTTATATTCCAAAGTGTAATTTTGACACTGAAATTTGTATTGATGCAATAAGATTTCTGAATGATTATGATACGTTTTGTTTATTTTCTAGTGATGCAGATTTTGCTTATTTGTTAAATTTTTTAAGAAGAAAAGGGAAAAAGGTGATTTTATTTAGTGCTGGATATATCACGCATTATCTCAAAGAAAGAGCAGATTTAAATATTAATGCTCAAAGAGTAAAAAAGAGCATTACTTTTATAAAAACAAAACCTCGCCTTTGA
- a CDS encoding HD domain-containing protein, with product MKNIVIIPKEVNLILEKLEKTRPSGSRQGFEVYIVGGCVRDLLLGQKPKDWDITTNAKPEQIRKLFPKNFYENKFGTVSVITNAKDETLKVVEITPFRLEGKYSDKRHPDEITFAKTLEEDLGRRDFTINALALNKDKKIVDYFDGQKDLKNKIIRTVGKADERFSEDALRMLRAVRFACTLGFSVEEKTFKAIQKNADWIQMISNERIRDELIKIFETEKAAHGIDLLRQANLLKYILLELEKGVGVSQNKHHIYDIYEHSMRSLDEASKKKFNLEVKVAALFHDIGKPVAKAGEGPDSTFYNHDYIGAKFTFKILQRLKFPNKFIDKVVLLVKNHMFVSDPERLTDAGARRLIKRVGTENISDLINLRVADRLGMGRPKEKPYRLRTIEYMIEKVSKDPISVKMLKINGNDIMKLLSIQPSPKVGAILDVLLAEVIEDPKKNNKKYLENRVKELNEQNLEVLRKLARGKIEEKKEEEDLKIREKHWIK from the coding sequence ATAAAAAATATTGTGATAATTCCAAAAGAAGTTAATTTAATATTGGAAAAATTGGAGAAAACCCGCCCCTCTGGGTCGAGGCAGGGCTTCGAAGTGTATATTGTTGGCGGGTGTGTCAGGGATTTATTATTGGGTCAAAAGCCAAAAGATTGGGACATTACTACCAATGCTAAACCAGAACAAATCAGGAAATTATTTCCCAAGAATTTTTATGAAAATAAATTCGGCACAGTGAGCGTGATTACCAATGCCAAAGATGAAACTTTAAAAGTTGTTGAAATCACGCCATTCAGACTGGAAGGTAAATACTCTGATAAGCGCCATCCGGATGAAATAACTTTTGCCAAAACATTAGAAGAAGATTTGGGCAGGAGAGATTTTACAATTAATGCGCTTGCATTAAACAAAGATAAAAAGATTGTTGATTATTTTGACGGACAAAAGGATTTGAAGAATAAAATTATTCGCACCGTGGGCAAAGCAGATGAAAGATTTAGCGAGGATGCATTAAGAATGTTAAGAGCAGTGCGCTTCGCTTGCACCCTGGGTTTCTCTGTTGAAGAAAAAACTTTTAAAGCAATTCAGAAAAATGCCGATTGGATTCAGATGATTTCCAACGAAAGAATTAGGGATGAATTAATTAAGATTTTTGAAACCGAAAAAGCAGCCCACGGAATTGATTTATTAAGACAGGCAAATTTATTGAAATATATTCTACTGGAACTAGAAAAAGGCGTGGGCGTAAGCCAGAACAAACATCATATTTATGATATTTATGAGCATTCAATGCGCTCTTTGGACGAGGCCTCGAAAAAGAAATTCAATTTAGAAGTAAAAGTCGCTGCATTATTTCATGATATCGGCAAACCAGTGGCAAAAGCAGGCGAAGGCCCTGATTCTACTTTTTACAATCACGATTATATTGGCGCTAAATTCACTTTTAAGATTTTACAAAGATTAAAATTTCCGAATAAATTTATTGATAAAGTGGTTTTGCTGGTTAAAAATCATATGTTTGTTTCAGACCCGGAACGGCTGACCGACGCTGGCGCGAGGAGATTAATTAAAAGAGTCGGCACAGAAAATATTAGTGATTTAATTAATTTAAGGGTGGCGGATCGTCTTGGAATGGGCAGGCCAAAAGAAAAACCGTATCGCTTAAGAACAATTGAATATATGATTGAAAAAGTTTCCAAAGATCCGATTTCCGTCAAGATGTTGAAAATCAATGGCAATGATATAATGAAATTATTATCAATCCAGCCCAGTCCCAAGGTTGGCGCGATTTTGGATGTTTTATTGGCAGAGGTAATCGAAGACCCGAAAAAGAATAATAAAAAATACTTGGAAAACAGGGTTAAAGAATTAAACGAACAAAATCTCGAAGTTTTGCGTAAATTGGCCAGAGGGAAGATTGAAGAAAAAAAAGAAGAAGAGGATTTAAAAATCAGAGAAAAACATTGGATAAAATAA
- a CDS encoding thermonuclease family protein, with product MKFIGKKKTILIIVGAILILFIGIAIGSGSKNNQSNLSQIESQNQPQAESQTSSITDIPVQDKSNTGLFKITRVIDGDTIEIEGGERIRYIGIDTPETVDPRKPVQCFGVEASNKNKELVEGKEIRLEKDITDRDKYDRLLRYVWVGDAFINLELVKQGFAYSYSYPPDIKYQDQFVKAQQEAREAKRGLWNACPTTTEQEESVLPPAEQKEEPASSSCLIKGNISSSGEKIYHLPGCSSYNVTKIDEARGEKWFCSEQEALNAGWRKALNCP from the coding sequence ATGAAGTTTATTGGTAAAAAGAAAACAATATTAATTATAGTAGGTGCTATTTTGATATTGTTTATTGGAATTGCAATTGGTTCTGGATCAAAAAATAATCAATCTAATTTATCTCAAATTGAATCTCAAAATCAACCTCAAGCTGAATCCCAAACTTCTTCTATAACAGATATACCTGTTCAGGATAAGAGTAATACTGGTCTATTTAAGATTACGCGGGTTATTGATGGCGATACTATTGAAATCGAGGGCGGAGAAAGAATTCGATATATTGGAATTGATACGCCAGAAACAGTTGATCCCCGAAAACCAGTTCAATGCTTTGGAGTAGAGGCTTCCAACAAGAACAAAGAATTAGTTGAAGGTAAAGAAATTCGTTTAGAAAAAGACATCACAGATAGGGATAAATATGATCGGCTTTTAAGATATGTTTGGGTTGGCGATGCTTTTATAAATCTCGAATTGGTAAAACAAGGTTTTGCTTATTCGTATTCTTATCCGCCAGATATAAAATATCAAGATCAATTCGTAAAAGCCCAACAGGAAGCCCGAGAAGCTAAACGAGGATTATGGAACGCATGTCCAACGACTACTGAACAAGAAGAATCTGTATTACCACCAGCAGAACAAAAAGAAGAACCAGCCAGTAGTTCCTGTCTAATTAAAGGGAATATAAGCTCATCCGGAGAAAAGATATATCATTTGCCTGGATGTAGTTCTTATAATGTAACCAAAATAGATGAAGCTCGAGGTGAAAAATGGTTTTGTTCAGAACAAGAAGCCCTAAATGCCGGTTGGCGAAAAGCCCTAAATTGTCCGTAG